A region from the Kribbella shirazensis genome encodes:
- a CDS encoding Nramp family divalent metal transporter: MAHTTPTDHGKFALPTKNLPAPQVRDLPEPPSNTWKIIGPGMVGAGVGLASGEFILWPYISSQVGLVFLWGAFVGVAVQWFLNMEIERYTLATGETALTGFNRYGKHWGLFFAIMTYFANLWPGWATSSASMLTYLFGGGNPRWIAIVMLLVIGAILTLAPVVYVMLERLIAVKIAAVALLVVLALAFAIRGKTYSAAGDAITHPQFPAEQLGFALVMGAIAYAGAGGGQNLVQSNWIRDKGFGMGVHVPRLVSPVTGETEADPTANGYTFPTNDENLARWKRWWKFANIEQALTFVLITVLTITFTSMLAHATLFGDGNVKNNISFLKIEGTTLQTLVGGWFGYLFWAIGAFSLFAAAAGIVDYTSRLTSDMIKARYLRESKISESKLYFWLVWGLVAFGIIVLLAGLTQPLVLLVISACTAGTMMFIYSGLLWWMNSHALPQAIRITTWRAAVLLFAFLAFGFLAVFTVIDQVKKL; encoded by the coding sequence ATGGCACACACCACACCGACTGACCACGGCAAATTCGCCCTGCCAACCAAGAACCTGCCCGCACCGCAGGTTCGCGACCTCCCCGAACCACCCTCGAACACCTGGAAGATCATCGGCCCCGGCATGGTCGGCGCCGGAGTGGGGCTGGCCTCGGGCGAGTTCATCCTCTGGCCCTACATCTCCAGCCAGGTCGGCCTGGTGTTCCTCTGGGGCGCCTTCGTCGGCGTGGCGGTCCAGTGGTTCCTGAACATGGAGATCGAGCGGTACACGCTGGCAACTGGTGAGACAGCGTTGACCGGCTTCAACCGGTACGGGAAGCACTGGGGCCTGTTCTTCGCGATCATGACGTACTTCGCGAACCTCTGGCCCGGCTGGGCGACCAGCTCCGCCTCGATGCTCACGTACCTGTTCGGGGGCGGCAACCCGCGCTGGATCGCGATCGTGATGCTGCTGGTGATCGGGGCGATCCTGACCCTCGCGCCGGTCGTCTACGTGATGCTGGAACGACTGATCGCGGTGAAGATCGCGGCCGTCGCGCTGCTGGTCGTCCTGGCGCTGGCGTTCGCGATCCGCGGGAAGACGTACAGCGCCGCCGGTGACGCGATCACCCACCCGCAGTTCCCGGCCGAGCAGCTCGGGTTCGCGCTGGTGATGGGCGCGATCGCCTACGCGGGCGCGGGCGGCGGCCAGAACCTCGTGCAGAGCAACTGGATCCGGGACAAGGGCTTCGGCATGGGCGTGCACGTGCCGCGGCTGGTCTCACCGGTGACCGGCGAGACCGAGGCCGACCCGACCGCCAACGGGTACACGTTCCCGACGAACGACGAGAACCTGGCCCGCTGGAAGCGCTGGTGGAAGTTCGCGAACATCGAGCAGGCCCTGACCTTCGTGCTGATCACGGTGCTGACGATCACGTTCACCTCGATGCTGGCTCACGCCACGCTGTTCGGCGACGGCAACGTGAAGAACAACATCAGCTTCCTGAAGATCGAAGGTACGACGCTGCAGACGCTGGTCGGCGGCTGGTTCGGGTACCTGTTCTGGGCGATCGGCGCGTTCTCGCTGTTCGCCGCGGCGGCCGGCATCGTGGACTACACGTCCCGGCTGACCTCGGACATGATCAAGGCCCGGTACCTGCGCGAGTCGAAGATCAGCGAGTCCAAGCTGTACTTCTGGCTGGTCTGGGGACTCGTTGCCTTCGGCATCATCGTGTTGCTGGCCGGCCTCACGCAGCCGCTGGTGCTGCTGGTGATCTCCGCCTGCACCGCCGGAACGATGATGTTCATCTACTCCGGACTGCTCTGGTGGATGAACTCGCACGCGCTCCCGCAAGCCATCCGCATCACCACGTGGCGGGCGGCCGTCCTGTTGTTCGCGTTCCTCGCCTTCGGGTTCCTGGCCGTCTTCACCGTCATCGACCAGGTCAAGAAGCTCTGA
- a CDS encoding helix-turn-helix transcriptional regulator codes for MGGVTVLTASYTGAASAPAYARLAGLAAELPGEPVRRDAGWPVLRYDDPADAISAARALREAAARVPAGELLRIAVHTAPETSAAVRYAEQLIAIANAGQTLLSATIGVGLPEAVDLGMHRLRDLGSPERIFELTATKEPLRSLDQVPNNLPVMFTSFVGRQTQVAALRTQLAGSRLVTLTGPGGSGKTRLAAQTAAQLAERWPDGVWWVDLSAVTDSTQLPEVVAAAIGLLVEPGDRLLIGQLRTKRALICLDNCEQIIEGVAEFVAALQTGCPEVSILATSREPLDLPGEAIWRVPALAPDEARALFLERSGTELHGALPADSEQAIRSICIRLDGIPLALELAAAWTRTLTPLQIEAGLNDRFGLLTKNVRGVAARQRTLAASIDWSYDLLDEDERQVFRRLAVFAGRFTLDAASAVCGAGLETLARLVDKSLVVAESGRYRLLETIREYAGTRLAEAGEDSEDGVRDRHLDHYLQIAEAAEPLLDTDRDAWRALVEPDRDNYRAALEYGLSGDDPERGRRLAAALRWLWNLQATGNEGIGYLRRAIDRAPDDRTLLQARLLYGYATVADTVDPFGYDAAGRGLELATELGDDRLRSLFLALVAVGEFFTDFQKAWDLTAEGVRLADGIGNEAARNANIALQCVLLSLWDRHDELRPLLGRAVDGLISSGERGIASTVLTVWSESLFSTGEPLRAVEFAERALAAAEPLADYHRVGAARCQLASLLVRTGRPDEARELMRPLLELDASSVVPNLGQAMGLICYWTAEYDAAVEWLARDTAPDSPLAGTFAPAMLLPTVAAAQRGLGQDPTELLERAAELARRYNLPRILADALDRLGRIAIPDQPDKAAELLHQALTIRVDHGLRTYVVESLESLALLADHTNRPQDAARLSTAASAARSQLGLATPPDQPAAFPARTTLSLDEAVAYARRTRGARGRPSSGWASLTPTEEQVVALAVEGLSNPEIGERLFMSRGTVKTHLAHVYAKLGVANRTELASLKNP; via the coding sequence ATGGGTGGGGTGACAGTCCTGACGGCGTCGTACACCGGGGCCGCGAGCGCGCCGGCGTACGCGCGGCTGGCCGGCCTTGCCGCGGAGCTGCCGGGGGAGCCGGTACGTCGGGACGCCGGGTGGCCGGTCCTGCGGTACGACGACCCCGCCGACGCGATCTCGGCGGCGCGGGCGCTTCGCGAGGCAGCTGCTCGGGTACCCGCGGGCGAGCTGCTCCGGATCGCCGTACACACCGCACCGGAGACGTCCGCCGCCGTACGGTACGCGGAGCAGCTAATCGCGATCGCCAACGCCGGACAGACCTTGCTGTCAGCAACAATCGGTGTCGGTCTGCCGGAGGCCGTCGACCTCGGAATGCACCGTCTGCGCGACCTCGGTTCGCCGGAACGGATCTTCGAGCTGACTGCGACCAAGGAGCCGTTGCGGTCGCTCGACCAGGTGCCGAACAACCTTCCGGTGATGTTCACCAGCTTCGTCGGACGCCAGACGCAGGTCGCCGCGCTCCGCACCCAGCTCGCCGGCAGCCGCCTCGTCACCCTCACGGGACCGGGTGGCAGCGGCAAGACCCGCCTGGCCGCCCAGACCGCGGCCCAACTGGCCGAGCGGTGGCCGGACGGCGTCTGGTGGGTCGATCTGTCCGCCGTCACCGACAGCACGCAGCTCCCCGAGGTGGTCGCCGCCGCGATCGGGCTGCTCGTCGAGCCCGGCGACCGCCTGCTCATCGGCCAGCTCCGGACCAAGCGGGCGTTGATCTGCCTCGACAACTGCGAGCAGATCATCGAGGGCGTCGCGGAGTTCGTCGCCGCGCTGCAGACGGGCTGTCCGGAGGTCTCGATCCTCGCGACCAGCCGTGAGCCGCTGGACCTTCCCGGCGAGGCGATCTGGCGGGTGCCCGCCCTCGCTCCGGACGAGGCGCGGGCGTTGTTCCTGGAGCGTTCCGGGACCGAGTTGCACGGCGCGCTACCGGCCGATTCGGAGCAGGCGATCCGGTCGATCTGCATACGCCTCGACGGCATCCCGCTCGCGCTGGAGCTCGCCGCGGCGTGGACCCGCACGCTGACACCGCTGCAGATCGAAGCAGGCCTGAACGACCGGTTCGGTCTGCTGACGAAGAACGTCCGCGGCGTCGCGGCCCGCCAGCGCACACTCGCCGCGTCGATCGACTGGAGCTACGACCTGCTCGACGAGGACGAGCGCCAGGTCTTCCGCCGGCTCGCGGTCTTCGCCGGCCGGTTCACTCTCGACGCCGCGTCGGCCGTCTGCGGCGCCGGACTCGAGACCTTGGCGCGGCTTGTCGACAAATCGCTCGTCGTGGCCGAAAGCGGGCGGTACCGGCTGCTGGAGACGATCCGCGAGTACGCCGGAACGCGGCTGGCGGAGGCCGGCGAGGACAGTGAGGACGGTGTACGGGACCGTCATCTCGACCACTACCTCCAGATCGCCGAGGCCGCGGAGCCCTTGCTGGACACGGATCGCGACGCCTGGCGGGCCCTGGTCGAGCCGGATCGGGACAACTATCGCGCCGCACTCGAGTACGGTCTGTCCGGCGATGATCCCGAGCGTGGCCGGCGGCTCGCGGCCGCGCTGCGCTGGCTGTGGAACCTGCAGGCGACCGGCAACGAGGGCATCGGCTACCTGCGCCGCGCGATCGACCGTGCGCCGGACGACCGGACGTTGCTCCAGGCCCGTTTGCTGTACGGCTACGCGACCGTCGCGGACACGGTCGATCCGTTCGGGTACGACGCCGCGGGCCGCGGGCTCGAGCTGGCCACGGAGCTCGGGGACGACCGGCTGCGTTCGCTCTTCCTCGCACTGGTTGCGGTCGGGGAGTTCTTCACGGACTTCCAGAAGGCGTGGGACCTGACCGCCGAGGGAGTCCGGCTGGCTGATGGAATCGGCAACGAGGCGGCCCGGAACGCGAACATCGCCTTGCAATGCGTCTTGCTGTCGCTGTGGGATCGCCACGACGAGCTCCGCCCGCTGCTCGGCCGCGCGGTCGACGGGCTGATCAGCAGCGGCGAGCGCGGGATCGCGTCGACCGTGCTGACGGTCTGGTCCGAGAGCCTGTTCTCCACCGGCGAGCCGCTGCGGGCCGTGGAGTTCGCGGAGCGTGCGCTCGCCGCGGCCGAGCCGCTCGCCGACTACCACCGCGTCGGCGCCGCCCGCTGCCAGTTGGCGTCACTGCTGGTCCGGACCGGTCGGCCCGACGAGGCGCGTGAGTTGATGCGGCCGTTGCTCGAGTTGGATGCGAGTTCCGTCGTACCGAATCTCGGTCAGGCGATGGGTTTGATCTGCTACTGGACGGCTGAGTACGACGCCGCGGTCGAGTGGCTCGCCCGCGATACCGCGCCGGACAGTCCGCTGGCGGGGACGTTCGCGCCGGCGATGCTGCTGCCTACGGTTGCGGCGGCTCAGCGTGGGCTGGGGCAGGACCCGACCGAGCTGCTCGAACGGGCTGCGGAGCTGGCGCGGAGGTACAACCTTCCGCGGATCCTGGCCGACGCACTCGACCGGCTCGGCCGGATCGCGATCCCCGACCAGCCGGACAAGGCGGCCGAACTGCTGCACCAGGCGCTGACGATCCGCGTCGACCACGGGTTGCGCACGTACGTCGTCGAAAGCCTGGAATCCCTTGCGTTGCTGGCCGATCACACCAACCGCCCCCAGGACGCGGCACGCCTCTCCACCGCCGCATCCGCCGCCCGCAGCCAACTGGGCCTCGCCACGCCACCCGATCAGCCCGCGGCTTTCCCCGCACGGACCACGCTCTCGTTGGACGAGGCCGTTGCCTACGCACGCCGTACCAGAGGAGCTCGCGGGCGGCCGTCCTCCGGCTGGGCCAGTCTCACACCGACCGAGGAGCAGGTCGTGGCGCTGGCCGTCGAGGGCCTCAGCAACCCCGAGATCGGCGAGCGCCTCTTCATGAGCCGCGGCACGGTCAAGACCCACCTGGCCCACGTCTACGCCAAACTCGGCGTAGCCAACCGCACCGAACTGGCCTCCCTCAAGAACCCCTGA